A stretch of Astyanax mexicanus isolate ESR-SI-001 chromosome 21, AstMex3_surface, whole genome shotgun sequence DNA encodes these proteins:
- the LOC125785877 gene encoding C-type mannose receptor 2-like, with the protein MDQKLISVFLLFSAVCGVSPYVPHRYHFVDQSKTWTEAQIYCRQTYTDLATINNMDEMKKLNETLKDKENKPNTERYVLINDQKTWREAQSYCRKHHTDLASVRSENERQQISAAGNGVNFWIGLFKDSWKWSDQSSSSFRYWKSNQPDYNDKTKCAAASVKDQSQWHDIECGNQHPFICHENKLILIQQNLSWKGALRYCREKHVDLVSVHSEEIQLWVKDVAQKASTDHVWLGLRHTCTLSFWFWVGGESFCYDNWAPGNGTDSEDCSPVERTAAVQARGDQQWVSLPENQTLNFICIKYKG; encoded by the exons ATGGATCAGAAGTTGATCTCGGTCTTCTTACTCTTCTCAG CTGTGTGTGGTGTATCTCCATACGTTCCTCATCGGTATCACTTTGTGGATCAGAGTAAAACCTGGACTGAAGCTCAGATCTACTGCAGACAGACCTACACTGATCTGGCCACCATCAACAACATGGACGAGATGAAGAAGCTGAACGAGACTCTGAAGGATAAAG aaaataaaccaaacactGAGAGATACGTATTAATTAATGACCAAAAGACCTGGCGTgaagctcagagctactgcagaAAACATCACACAGATCTGGCCAGTGTAAGGAGCGAGAATGAGAGACAGCAGATCAGTGCAGCAGGAAATGGTGTTAATTTCTGGATCGGCCTGTTTAAAGACTCCTGGAAGTGGTCAGATCAGAGCAGCTCCTCATTCCGATACTGGAAGTCTAACCAGCCAGATTATAATGATAAAACAAAATGTGCTGCAGCTTCTGTGAAGGACCAGAGTCAGTGGCATGATATAGAATGTGGGAACCAGCACCCTTTCATCTGCCATGAGA ATAAGCTGATCTTGATCCAGCAGAATCTGAGCTGGAAAGGagctctgagatactgcagagagaaaCATGTGGACCTGGTCTCAGTCCACTCTGAGGAGATCCAGCTCTGGGTGAAGGATGTGGCTCAGAAAGCCTCCACTGATCATGTGTGGCTGGGTCTGCGTCACACCTGCACCCTCAGCTTCTGGTTCTGGGTGGGTGGAGAGTCTTTCTGCTATGATAACTGGGCTCCAGGTAACGGGACAGACAGTGAAGACTGCAGTCCTGTAGAGAGAACCGCAGCGGTGCAGGCTAGAGGAGATCAGCAGTGGGTCAGCCTGCCTGAGAACCAGACTCTCAACTTCATCTGCATCAAATATAAAGGTtaa
- the LOC103027743 gene encoding macrophage mannose receptor 1-like, translated as MDQKWISVFWLFSAVCGVSPYVPHRYHFVDQSKSWTEAQSYCRQTYTDMATINNMDEMKKLNEALKDKTQGFVWIGLNRGDTEKWRWSLPDGNFYTVEDKNQTWRNGEPDNRGGNEFCVSMYKQDATWFDVSCESTYTFVCFNENKPNAERYIFINETKAWHEAQGYCREHHTDLASVRNETERWQVHAAGSGVNFWIGLFKDSWKWSDQSSSSFRYWNSNQPDQSKCAAASVKDQGQWHDIECEEPHPFICHENKLILIQQNLSWKGALRYCREKHVDLVSVHSEEIQLWVKDVAQNASTDHVWLGLRHTCTQGFWFWVGGESFCYDNWAPGNGTEGEDCSPVERTGAVQAGEDQKWVSLPENQTLNFICIRYEGTRSRPGEVQDWVVEHQARFKLGFEEAREQLLVAAGRQKERHDQWVRELPLWEGQLV; from the exons ATGGATCAGAAGTGGATCTCAGTTTTCTGgctgttctcag CTGTGTGTGGTGTATCTCCATACGTTCCTCATCGGTATCACTTTGTGGATCAGAGTAAATCCTGGACTgaagctcagagctactgcagacagaCCTACACTGATATGGCCACCATCAACAACATGGACGAGATGAAGAAGCTGAACGAGGCTCTGAAGGATAAAACTCAAGGCTTTGTGTGGATTGGTCTGAACAGAGGGGACACTGAGAAATGGAGGTGGTCTCTGCCAGACGGGAATTTCTACACTGTAGAAGATAAAAACCAGACCTGGAGAAATGGAGAACCAGATAATCGTGGAGGGAATGAGTTCTGTGTTTCGATGTATAAACAAGATGCAACGTGGTTTGATGTCAGCTGTGAGAGTACATATACTTTTGTGTGTTTCAACG aaaataaaccaaACGCTGAGAGATACATATTTATTAATGAGACAAAGGCCTGGCATGAAGCTCAGGGCTACTGCAGAGAACATCACACAGATCTGGCCAGTGTGAGGAATGAGACTGAGAGATGGCAGGTCCATGCAGCAGGAAGTGGTGTTAATTTCTGGATCGGTCTGTTTAAGGACTCCTGGAAGTGGTCAGATCAGAGCAGCTCCTCATTCCGATACTGGAACTCTAATCAGCCAGATCAATCAAAATGTGCTGCAGCTTCTGTGAAGGACCAGGGTCAGTGGCATGATATAGAATGTGAGGAACCGCACCCTTTCATCTGCCATGAGA ATAAGCTGATCTTGATCCAGCAGAATCTGAGCTGGAAAGGagctctgagatactgcagagagaaaCATGTGGACCTGGTCTCAGTTCACTCTGAGGAGATCCAGCTCTGGGTGAAGGATGTGGCTCAGAATGCCTCCACTGATCATGTGTGGCTGGGTCTGCGTCACACCTGCACTCAGGGATTCTGGTTCTGGGTGGGTGGAGAGTCTTTCTGCTATGATAACTGGGCTCCAGGTAACGGGACAGAAGGTGAAGACTGCAGTCCTGTAGAGAGAACCGGAGCGGTGCAGGCTGGAGAAGATCAGAAGTGGGTCAGCCTGCCTGAGAACCAGACTCTCAACTTCATCTGCATCAGATATGAGG GAACGCGATCCCGTCCTGGAGAGGTCCAGGACTGGGTGGTGGAACATCAGGCCAGGTTTAAGTTGGGGTTCGAGGAAGCCCGTGAGCAGCTGTTGGTAGCTGCTGGTCGCCAGAAGGAACGACATGATCAGTGGGTTCGGGAATTGCCCTTATGGGAAGGTCAGCTGGTTTAG
- the LOC125785878 gene encoding C-type mannose receptor 2-like, giving the protein MDQKWILVFLLFSAVSGVSPYVPHRYHFVDQSKTWTDAQSYCRQNYTDLATINNMDEMKKLNKTLKGKGGEFAWIGLDRGDKGKWRWSLPDGNFYTVEDTDQNWNNKEPNNPGEKKFCVSMYKQDGKWFDDNCKSEHTFVCFDENKPNTERYVFINDKKTWREAQRYCRERHTDLASVRNENERQQIIAGGNDDNFWIGLFKDSWKWSDQSSSSFRYWEPSQPDNTYNTKCAAASVKDQGQWHDIGCEKQHPFICHENKLILIQQKLSWKGALRYCREKHVDLVSVHSEEIQLWVKDVAQKASTDHVWLGLRHTCALSLWFWMSGDFICYDNWAPGNGAEGEDCSPVERTGAVQARGDQQWVSLPENQTLNFICIRYKG; this is encoded by the exons ATGGATCAGAAGTGGATCTTAGTTTTCTtgctgttctcag CTGTGAGTGGTGTATCTCCATACGTTCCTCATCGGTATCACTTTGTGGATCAGAGTAAAACCTGGACTGATGCtcagagctactgcagacagaactacactgatctggccaCCATCAACAACATGGACGAGATGAAGAAGCTGAACAAGACTCTGAAGGGTAAAGGTGGAGAATTTGCTTGGATTGGTCTGGACCGCGGAGACAAAGGGAAATGGAGGTGGTCTCTGCCAGATGGAAATTTCTACACTGTAGAAGATACAGACCAGAACTGGAACAATAAAGAACCAAATAATCCTGGAGAAAAGAAGTTCTGTGTTTCGATGTATAAACAAGATGGAAAGTGGTTTGATGACAACTGTAAGAGTGAACATACCTTTGTGTGTTTTGATG aaaataaaccaaacactGAGAGATACGTATTCATTAATGACAAAAAGACCTGGCGTGAAGCTCAGAGGTACTGCAGAGAACGTCACACAGACCTGGCCAGTGTGAGGAACGAGAATGAGAGACAGCAGATCATTGCAGGAGGAAATGATGATAATTTCTGGATCGGCCTGTTTAAAGACTCCTGGAAGTGGTCAGATCAGAGCAGCTCCTCATTCCGATACTGGGAGCCTAGCCAGCCAGATAATACTTATAATACAAAATGTGCTGCAGCTTCTGTGAAGGACCAGGGTCAGTGGCATGATATAGGTTGTGAAAAACAACACCCTTTCATCTGCCATGAGA ATAAGCTGATCTTGATTCAGCAGAAGCTGAGCTGGAAAGGagctctgagatactgcagagagaaaCATGTGGACCTGGTCTCAGTTCACTCTGAGGAGATCCAGCTCTGGGTGAAGGATGTGGCTCAGAAAGCCTCCACTGATCATGTGTGGCTGGGTCTGCGTCACACCTGCGCCCTCAGCCTCTGGTTCTGGATGAGTGGAGACTTTATCTGCTATGATAACTGGGCTCCAGGTAACGGTGCAGAAGGTGAAGACTGCAGTCCTGTAGAGAGAACCGGAGCGGTGCAGGCTAGAGGAGATCAGCAGTGGGTCAGCCTGCCTGAGAACCAGACTCTCAACTTCATCTGCATCAGATATAAAGGTTAG